A stretch of Rhododendron vialii isolate Sample 1 chromosome 4a, ASM3025357v1 DNA encodes these proteins:
- the LOC131323520 gene encoding uncharacterized protein LOC131323520: protein MARSCISCTRSSCGKPSHHHRDILHYQTVFCFGLLPMGQNSTHLAQYSWPNLHSGDQLDFDGVMFGCYYWFQKHETHKQCSRKNNLTMSRTIQWAIIRIKSY from the exons ATGGCCCGTTCTTGCATTAGCTGCACTCGCAGCAGTTGTGGGAAGCCAAGCCATCATCACCGGGACATCCTCCATTATCAAACAGTGTTCTGCTTTGGGTTGCTTCCGATGGGTCAAAATAGTACACACCTCGCCCAGTATTCATGGCCAAATCTACATTCCGGAGATCAACTGGACTTCGATGGTGTTATGTTTGGCTGTTACTATTGGTTTCAGAAACATGAAACACATAAGCAATGCAGCAG GAAAAACAATCTCACAATGTCTAGAACAATCCAATGGGCAATCATTCGGATCAAATCCTATTAA
- the LOC131323790 gene encoding uncharacterized protein LOC131323790 — MLKKHTAKLETRRVIPLTTYNLQDKKMLSFRFQLVIINALTMPTDLQEVNAVEFHGEGCNLMAVGSSVGKVLIYDLRSSQSQPMQVKDHMYGSPISNIKWHQTLNSERAKLITMDNKIVQRWRPYGPIVLVSKIVAAV, encoded by the exons ATGCTAAAAAAG CATACTGCAAAGTTAGAAACTCGTAGAGTGATACCACTGACTACTTACAACTTGCAAGAC AAAAAGATGTTGAGCTTTAGGTTTCAATTGGTGATCATAAATGCTCTAACAATGCCTACGGATTTGCAGGAGGTCAATGCAGTAGAGTTTCATGGGGAAGGATGCAACCTCATGGCTGTTGGAAGTAGTGTGGGAAAG GTATTGATTTATGACTTGCGTTCTTCACAATCACAACCAATGCAAGTGAAGGATCACAT GTATGGCAGCCCAATTTCAAATATTAAGTGGCATCAAACTCTTAACTCCGAGCGAGCAAAGTTAATTACTATGGATAATAAAATTGTCCAGAGATG GAGACCCTATGGGCCTATAGTCTTG GTATCAAAGATTGTGGCTGCAGTATAG
- the LOC131322648 gene encoding uncharacterized protein LOC131322648 isoform X2 codes for MFVSMDVTFWETEVFYSPSKPSLQGEHQQEEEMFTFYNHSEGEKFFYDHSEGEKENTGEEPVSVERETHDIGGEIEEQLPAQRRLQGASLQRYARRKNGKSSCTLPPCQSQSPTPVPDSSADSSGNDSSLIEPPPMDPDNLPIAIRKGCIQDT; via the exons atgtttgtctctatggatgttaccttttgggaaacagaggttttttattctccctccaaaccatctcttcagggggagcatcagcaggaggaagagatgtttaccttttataatcatagtgagggggagaaatttttctatgatcatagtgaaggggagaaggaaaacactggagaggaaccagtatctgttgaaagggaaacacatgatattggtggtgaGATTGAGGAACAACTACCTGCACAACGACGACTGCAGGGAGCTAGCTTACAGAGGTATGCTagacggaaaaatggaaagtcttcatgtacgttaccaccatgtcaatcacaatcacccaCTCCAGTTCCAGATTCCTCAGCTGActcttctggtaatgattcttctcttattgaacctcctcctatggatcctgacaatcttcctattgctattcgaaaag gatgcattcaagatacctaa
- the LOC131322648 gene encoding uncharacterized protein LOC131322648 isoform X1: MFVSMDVTFWETEVFYSPSKPSLQGEHQQEEEMFTFYNHSEGEKFFYDHSEGEKENTGEEPVSVERETHDIGGEIEEQLPAQRRLQGASLQRYARRKNGKSSCTLPPCQSQSPTPVPDSSADSSGNDSSLIEPPPMDPDNLPIAIRKELAGCIQDT, encoded by the exons atgtttgtctctatggatgttaccttttgggaaacagaggttttttattctccctccaaaccatctcttcagggggagcatcagcaggaggaagagatgtttaccttttataatcatagtgagggggagaaatttttctatgatcatagtgaaggggagaaggaaaacactggagaggaaccagtatctgttgaaagggaaacacatgatattggtggtgaGATTGAGGAACAACTACCTGCACAACGACGACTGCAGGGAGCTAGCTTACAGAGGTATGCTagacggaaaaatggaaagtcttcatgtacgttaccaccatgtcaatcacaatcacccaCTCCAGTTCCAGATTCCTCAGCTGActcttctggtaatgattcttctcttattgaacctcctcctatggatcctgacaatcttcctattgctattcgaaaag aattggcaggatgcattcaagatacctaa